The proteins below are encoded in one region of Tomitella fengzijianii:
- the prcA gene encoding proteasome subunit alpha: protein MTMPYYASAEQIMRDRSDLARKGIARGRSVVAMTYADGVVLVAENPSKALHKVSELYDRLAFAAVGKYNEFENLRRAGIMHADMRGYSYDRRDVTGRSLANAYAQTLGSIFTDQPKPYEVEICVAEVAPPGSGVAPQLYRITYDGSIVDHSTFVVMGGAAEPVTRELSSTFAEGMDLATALDTAVGALERGTGEAGAAQARSLTAGVIEVGVLEHDRPRRAFRRVGADEIARLLPSRASGAGEASAGSGDAPAGGGGEAGQTPDPGPDGSAGHDPGGTDSTG from the coding sequence ATGACCATGCCCTATTACGCGTCGGCCGAGCAGATCATGCGGGACCGCTCCGATCTGGCGCGCAAGGGGATCGCGCGCGGACGCAGCGTGGTGGCGATGACCTACGCGGACGGGGTGGTCCTGGTGGCCGAGAATCCGTCGAAGGCGCTGCACAAGGTGAGCGAACTGTACGACAGGCTCGCCTTCGCCGCGGTGGGCAAGTACAACGAGTTCGAGAACCTGCGCCGTGCCGGGATCATGCACGCGGACATGCGCGGGTACTCGTACGACCGCCGCGACGTGACAGGCCGCTCGCTGGCGAACGCCTACGCCCAGACGCTGGGCTCGATCTTCACCGACCAACCCAAGCCGTACGAGGTGGAGATCTGCGTCGCCGAGGTCGCGCCCCCCGGATCGGGCGTGGCACCGCAGCTCTACCGGATCACCTACGACGGCTCGATCGTCGACCACTCCACCTTCGTCGTCATGGGCGGCGCCGCCGAACCCGTCACCCGAGAACTCTCATCCACCTTCGCCGAGGGGATGGACCTCGCGACCGCATTGGACACCGCGGTCGGGGCGTTGGAGCGGGGGACGGGGGAGGCCGGGGCGGCCCAGGCGCGCAGCCTCACGGCGGGCGTCATCGAGGTGGGGGTGCTCGAGCATGACCGCCCGCGCCGCGCATTCCGCAGAGTGGGGGCGGACGAGATCGCGCGGCTGCTGCCGTCACGCGCCTCCGGAGCCGGCGAGGCATCCGCCGGAAGCGGCGACGCCCCGGCAGGAGGCGGCGGCGAGGCGGGACAGACGCCGGATCCGGGGCCCGACGGCTCTGCCGGTCATGACCCCGGCGGCACCGACTCGACCGGATAG
- a CDS encoding thioesterase family protein encodes MTDSDDGAAFYQPLGLADDGAERFASTDYTRSVWSTEMQHGSPPAALLVRAMERNHPREGARLARVTVELLGPVPVAECRVRSRVLRPGRSIELLAAELCAPMPDGSERTVASATAWRLATEDTAAVRRATDPSYPEGLPAVGSGFDFFGDHKVTTFIDAVEWEWNSLAEKQVPGRVRVRERVALVAGEQPSPVERMFCVIDAANGVGATLDPREWTYLNTEMTVHIHRIPGDGLGIAAESSIGPDGIGMCTAVIHDDEGPVARTAQSLLVRRRT; translated from the coding sequence ATGACCGATTCCGATGACGGCGCCGCCTTCTACCAGCCGCTGGGCCTTGCGGACGACGGGGCCGAACGCTTCGCCTCCACGGACTACACGCGCAGCGTGTGGAGCACCGAGATGCAGCACGGGTCCCCGCCCGCCGCGCTGCTGGTGCGGGCGATGGAGCGCAACCATCCGCGCGAGGGCGCCCGACTCGCCCGCGTCACCGTGGAACTGCTGGGCCCGGTGCCGGTGGCCGAGTGCCGGGTGCGCAGTCGAGTCCTGCGTCCGGGCCGCTCCATCGAACTTCTCGCGGCGGAGCTGTGCGCGCCGATGCCCGACGGTTCCGAACGCACGGTGGCGAGCGCCACCGCGTGGCGCCTGGCGACAGAGGACACCGCGGCCGTCCGGCGGGCGACGGACCCGTCGTACCCGGAGGGGCTGCCGGCGGTCGGCTCGGGGTTCGATTTCTTCGGCGACCACAAGGTGACCACCTTCATCGACGCGGTCGAGTGGGAGTGGAACTCGCTCGCCGAGAAACAGGTGCCGGGACGTGTGCGGGTCCGCGAGAGGGTGGCGCTGGTGGCCGGTGAACAGCCGTCGCCAGTCGAGCGGATGTTCTGCGTCATCGACGCGGCGAACGGGGTCGGTGCCACCTTGGACCCGCGGGAGTGGACGTACCTCAACACCGAAATGACCGTGCATATCCATCGGATTCCGGGTGACGGCCTGGGAATCGCCGCGGAGTCCAGCATCGGACCCGACGGCATCGGCATGTGCACCGCTGTAATCCACGACGACGAGGGGCCGGTGGCACGCACCGCCCAGTCGCTCCTGGTACGTCGCCGCACCTGA
- the dop gene encoding depupylase/deamidase Dop: protein MQRIIGTEVEYGISAPGDHTANPIVTSTQAVLAYGAATGMPRARGTRWDYEVESPLRDARGFDMGRTRGPAPVIDSDEVGAANLILTNGARLYVDHAHPEYSAPEVLDPLDAVIWDKAGERVMEAAARYAASVPGTPRLQLYKNNVDGKGASYGTHENYLMRRETAFSDIASGLIPFFVSRQVISGSGRVGLGQSGEEPGFQLSQRADYIEVEIGLETTLKRGIINTRDEPHADSEKYRRLHVIVGDANLAETSTYLKVGSAALVLDLIEAGVGLSDLELAAPVQAIHAISHDPTLRTRVELADGRRLTGIEIQREYHRRAADFCARHSPDDARAADVLEQWSQVLDLLDEDPMLCADRLDWPAKLRLLEGFRQREGLGWSAPRLHLVDLQYSDVRLDKGLYNRLVARGSMRRLVTEEQVLHAVGNPPTDTRAYFRGECLRRFGADITAASWDSLIFDVGGASLVRIPTMEPLRGTRAHVGRLLETATTARELVDALTS, encoded by the coding sequence ATGCAGCGCATCATCGGGACCGAGGTCGAGTACGGCATCTCCGCTCCAGGCGACCACACCGCCAACCCCATCGTCACCTCCACACAGGCGGTGCTGGCCTACGGCGCCGCGACGGGCATGCCGCGGGCGCGGGGGACCCGATGGGACTACGAGGTGGAGTCACCGTTGCGCGACGCCCGCGGGTTCGACATGGGGCGCACCCGCGGCCCGGCGCCCGTCATCGACTCCGACGAGGTGGGTGCGGCCAACCTCATCCTCACCAACGGGGCACGCCTGTACGTGGACCACGCCCACCCCGAGTACTCCGCGCCCGAGGTGCTCGATCCGCTGGACGCCGTCATCTGGGACAAGGCGGGCGAGCGGGTCATGGAGGCGGCGGCCCGGTATGCGGCGAGCGTGCCCGGAACGCCGCGCCTGCAGCTGTACAAGAACAACGTCGACGGCAAGGGCGCGTCCTACGGCACGCACGAGAACTACCTCATGCGGCGCGAGACCGCCTTCTCCGACATCGCGTCCGGCCTGATCCCGTTCTTCGTCTCGCGCCAGGTGATCTCCGGCTCCGGCCGGGTGGGGCTGGGCCAGTCGGGCGAGGAACCGGGATTCCAGCTCTCCCAGCGCGCCGACTACATCGAGGTGGAGATCGGCCTGGAGACCACGCTCAAGCGTGGCATCATCAACACCCGCGACGAGCCCCACGCGGACTCCGAGAAGTACCGCCGCCTGCACGTGATCGTGGGCGACGCGAATCTCGCCGAAACCTCCACCTATCTCAAGGTCGGCAGCGCGGCGCTGGTCCTGGACCTCATCGAGGCCGGCGTGGGGCTGTCGGATCTGGAGCTGGCGGCCCCGGTGCAGGCCATCCACGCGATCAGCCACGACCCCACGCTGCGCACGCGCGTGGAGCTGGCCGACGGCCGCCGGCTCACCGGCATCGAGATCCAGCGCGAGTACCACCGGCGGGCGGCGGACTTCTGCGCCCGCCACTCACCGGACGACGCCCGCGCCGCCGACGTGCTCGAACAGTGGTCGCAGGTGCTGGACCTGCTCGACGAGGACCCCATGCTGTGCGCCGATCGCCTCGATTGGCCCGCCAAGCTGCGCCTTCTCGAGGGCTTCCGGCAGCGGGAGGGGCTGGGCTGGTCAGCGCCGAGGCTGCATCTGGTGGACCTGCAGTACTCCGACGTCCGGCTGGACAAGGGGCTGTACAACCGGCTCGTGGCGCGGGGTTCGATGCGGCGCCTGGTCACCGAGGAGCAGGTGCTGCACGCGGTCGGCAACCCGCCCACGGACACGCGCGCCTACTTCCGCGGCGAGTGCCTGCGCCGGTTCGGCGCGGACATCACGGCGGCCAGCTGGGACTCGCTCATCTTCGATGTCGGCGGCGCGTCGCTGGTGCGCATCCCCACCATGGAACCGCTGCGCGGCACCCGCGCGCACGTGGGCCGGCTGCTGGAGACGGCGACGACCGCACGCGAACTGGTGGACGCGCTGACGTCGTAG
- the prcB gene encoding proteasome subunit beta has product MPGLGIAGTGRAVASDHSSSDLSSFTEHLRRFRPELLPGHDARATAQHGGGAPQVPHGTTIVALSHAEGVVLAGDRRATMGNLIASRDIDKVFVTDPSSAVGIAGTAGIAVELVRLFAVELEHYDKIEGMPLTFDGKANRLATMVRGNLGAAMQGLAVVPLFVGYDTAVEDPARAGRIVSYDIAGGRYEEHAGYHAVGSGSLFAKSALKRMYSPDDTPGTALRKAVEALYDAADDDSATGGPDATRGVYPTAISVTADGAHAVAADRIEAAAAEVIEERTRRSGRA; this is encoded by the coding sequence ATGCCGGGATTAGGGATCGCCGGCACCGGCCGGGCTGTCGCCTCCGACCATTCGTCGTCGGACCTGTCGTCGTTCACCGAGCACCTGCGCAGGTTCCGCCCTGAGCTGCTGCCCGGTCACGACGCCCGCGCCACGGCACAGCACGGCGGCGGGGCACCGCAGGTCCCGCACGGCACCACGATCGTCGCCCTGTCGCACGCCGAGGGCGTGGTCCTCGCCGGAGACCGGCGCGCCACGATGGGCAACCTGATCGCCAGCCGCGACATCGACAAGGTCTTCGTCACCGACCCCTCCTCCGCGGTGGGGATCGCGGGCACGGCGGGCATCGCCGTCGAACTGGTACGGCTTTTCGCGGTGGAGCTCGAGCACTACGACAAGATCGAGGGAATGCCGCTGACCTTCGACGGCAAGGCCAACAGGCTTGCCACCATGGTGCGCGGCAATCTCGGCGCCGCGATGCAAGGCCTCGCCGTGGTTCCGCTCTTCGTCGGGTACGACACCGCGGTGGAGGATCCCGCCCGCGCCGGCCGCATCGTCTCCTACGACATCGCCGGCGGACGCTACGAAGAGCACGCCGGCTACCACGCCGTCGGGTCGGGATCGTTGTTCGCCAAATCGGCGCTCAAGCGGATGTACTCGCCCGACGACACGCCCGGAACCGCATTGCGCAAAGCCGTCGAAGCCCTTTACGACGCCGCGGACGACGACTCGGCCACCGGCGGGCCCGACGCGACCCGGGGCGTGTACCCCACTGCGATCTCGGTGACCGCCGACGGCGCCCATGCAGTGGCGGCGGACCGGATCGAGGCCGCCGCCGCCGAGGTGATCGAGGAACGCACCCGGCGGTCCGGACGGGCCTGA
- the arc gene encoding proteasome ATPase, with amino-acid sequence MTAPGDGTGTGEPGGRGDDGDFERRIAALTTRNTKLAELLKEARTQLVALREEVDRLGQPPSGFGVLIASVDDETADVFTSGRRMRLTLSPNLDVSSLRPGQSLRLNEALTVVEACDFEQIGEICALREVLDDGHRALVVGHADEERIVWLADPLLENPLGDYGERRPLRAGDSLIVDTKAGYAFSRVPKAEVEDLLLEEVPDVDYTAIGGLGRQIEQIRDAVELPFLHGDLFREYALRPPKGVLLYGPPGCGKTLIAKAVAHSLARKIAEVRGKDSREVKSYFLNIKGPELLNKFVGETERHIRLIFQRAREKASEGTPVIVFFDEMDSIFRTRGSGVSSDVETTVVPQLLSEIDGVEGLENVIVIGASNREDMIDPAILRPGRLDVKIKIERPDAEAAQDIFSKYLTEGLPIHGDDLAEFGGDRTACVHTMITRVVDRMYAESEDNRFLEVTYANGDKEVLYFKDFNSGAMIQNIVDRAKKYAIKEVLDTGAPGLRVQHLLDSIVDEFSENEDLPNTTNPDDWARISGKKGERIVYIRTLVTGKSSSASRAIDTETSTGQYL; translated from the coding sequence ATGACAGCACCAGGAGACGGCACGGGCACGGGGGAGCCGGGCGGACGAGGCGACGACGGCGATTTCGAACGCCGGATCGCCGCACTCACGACGCGCAACACCAAGCTCGCCGAGCTGCTCAAAGAGGCCCGCACCCAGCTCGTCGCACTGCGCGAGGAGGTGGACCGGCTCGGGCAGCCGCCCAGCGGATTCGGTGTGCTCATCGCGTCTGTCGACGACGAGACGGCCGACGTGTTCACGTCGGGACGGCGGATGCGGCTCACGCTCTCACCCAACCTGGACGTGTCCTCGCTGCGCCCCGGCCAGAGCCTCCGGCTCAACGAGGCGCTCACCGTGGTGGAGGCCTGCGACTTCGAGCAGATCGGCGAGATCTGCGCCCTGCGCGAGGTGCTCGACGACGGCCACCGCGCTCTGGTCGTGGGCCATGCCGACGAAGAGCGCATCGTCTGGTTGGCGGACCCGCTGCTGGAGAACCCCCTGGGCGATTACGGCGAGCGCCGCCCGCTGCGCGCCGGCGACTCCCTGATCGTCGACACCAAGGCCGGTTACGCGTTCTCCCGCGTGCCCAAGGCGGAGGTCGAGGACCTGCTGCTGGAGGAGGTCCCGGACGTCGACTACACCGCCATCGGCGGCCTGGGCCGGCAGATCGAGCAGATCCGCGACGCCGTGGAGTTGCCGTTCCTGCACGGCGACCTGTTCCGCGAGTACGCGCTGCGTCCGCCCAAGGGCGTGCTGCTCTACGGCCCGCCCGGTTGCGGCAAGACGCTCATCGCCAAGGCGGTGGCCCACTCGCTGGCCCGCAAGATCGCGGAGGTCCGCGGCAAGGATTCGCGCGAGGTCAAGTCGTACTTCCTCAACATCAAGGGCCCCGAGCTCCTCAACAAGTTCGTCGGCGAGACCGAGCGGCACATCCGGCTGATCTTCCAGCGCGCACGGGAGAAGGCCTCCGAGGGGACGCCTGTGATCGTGTTCTTCGACGAGATGGATTCGATCTTCCGCACCCGTGGATCCGGTGTGTCCTCCGACGTGGAGACGACGGTGGTGCCGCAGCTGCTCAGCGAGATCGACGGCGTCGAGGGGCTGGAGAACGTCATCGTCATCGGCGCGTCCAACCGCGAGGACATGATCGACCCCGCCATCCTGCGTCCGGGCCGTCTGGACGTGAAGATCAAGATCGAACGGCCCGACGCCGAGGCGGCGCAGGACATCTTCTCCAAATACCTCACCGAGGGCCTGCCCATCCACGGCGACGACCTGGCCGAGTTCGGCGGCGACAGGACCGCCTGCGTGCACACGATGATCACCCGGGTCGTCGACCGCATGTACGCGGAGAGCGAGGACAACCGTTTCCTCGAGGTCACCTACGCGAACGGGGACAAGGAGGTCCTGTACTTCAAGGACTTCAACTCCGGGGCGATGATCCAGAACATCGTCGACCGCGCCAAGAAGTACGCCATCAAGGAGGTGCTCGACACCGGGGCGCCGGGCCTGCGGGTCCAGCATCTGCTGGACTCGATCGTGGACGAGTTCAGTGAGAACGAGGACCTGCCGAACACCACGAACCCGGACGACTGGGCGCGCATCTCCGGGAAGAAGGGCGAGCGGATCGTCTACATCCGCACGCTGGTGACGGGCAAATCGTCCAGCGCCAGCCGGGCCATCGACACGGAGACCAGCACGGGGCAGTACCTGTGA
- a CDS encoding ubiquitin-like protein Pup, giving the protein MAQEQTKRGGGGEDDDEAVTGGAGQQQSNASVDDTDDLLDEIDDVLEENAEDFVRAYVQKGGQ; this is encoded by the coding sequence ATGGCACAGGAGCAGACCAAGCGGGGCGGCGGCGGCGAGGACGACGACGAGGCCGTCACCGGCGGCGCGGGCCAGCAGCAGAGCAACGCGTCCGTGGACGACACGGACGACCTCCTCGACGAGATCGACGACGTCCTCGAGGAGAACGCCGAGGACTTCGTCCGCGCATACGTGCAGAAGGGCGGCCAGTGA
- a CDS encoding tRNA (adenine-N1)-methyltransferase, producing the protein MAIDAEASASGTGPPAGGAPTGPFRVGERVQLTDGKGRKYTVVLTPGGQFHTHRGAIENDALIGAAEGTVVESSNGTPYLALRPLLTDYVLSMPRGAQVIYPKDAAQIVHEGDVFPGARVLEAGAGSGALTCSLLRAVGPDGRVVSYEVREDHAVHAVRNVETFFGGRPENWDLTVGDLAEVSPDAIGGPVDRVILDMLAPWDVLPAVARTLVPGGVLIVYVATVTQLSRVVEALREHACWTEPRAWEAIVRDWHAVGLAVRPEHRMQGHTAFLISTRRLADGTVAPRTERRPSKG; encoded by the coding sequence ATGGCGATCGACGCCGAGGCTTCAGCGTCCGGGACGGGGCCCCCGGCGGGCGGAGCGCCGACCGGGCCGTTCCGCGTAGGCGAGCGGGTCCAGCTCACCGACGGAAAGGGCCGCAAGTACACCGTGGTGCTCACCCCGGGCGGCCAGTTCCACACCCACCGCGGCGCCATCGAGAACGACGCGCTCATCGGCGCCGCCGAGGGCACGGTGGTCGAGTCGTCCAACGGCACCCCGTACCTGGCGCTTCGGCCGCTGCTCACCGACTACGTGCTGTCGATGCCGCGCGGCGCGCAGGTGATCTACCCCAAGGACGCTGCGCAGATCGTCCACGAGGGAGACGTGTTCCCCGGTGCCCGGGTCCTCGAGGCGGGCGCGGGCTCCGGTGCGCTGACCTGCTCGCTGCTGCGGGCAGTGGGCCCGGACGGCCGCGTCGTCTCCTACGAGGTCCGGGAGGACCACGCGGTGCACGCCGTGCGCAACGTCGAGACCTTCTTCGGCGGCCGCCCCGAGAACTGGGACCTCACGGTGGGCGACCTGGCCGAGGTGTCCCCGGACGCGATCGGGGGCCCGGTGGACCGGGTCATCCTCGACATGCTCGCGCCGTGGGACGTGCTGCCGGCCGTGGCCCGCACCCTCGTGCCCGGCGGAGTCCTCATCGTGTACGTCGCCACCGTCACACAGCTCTCCCGCGTGGTCGAGGCGCTGCGCGAGCATGCCTGCTGGACCGAGCCACGCGCCTGGGAGGCGATCGTCCGCGACTGGCACGCGGTGGGCCTGGCCGTGCGCCCCGAGCACCGGATGCAGGGGCACACGGCGTTCCTCATCAGCACCCGCCGGCTGGCCGACGGCACGGTCGCCCCGCGGACCGAACGCCGCCCCAGCAAAGGCTGA
- a CDS encoding RecB family exonuclease: MDTPAAGDPVQKTAPSQSSGTPPQPDPPVARPGGRRHIALSPSRASDFKQCPLLYRFRAVDRIPETPSTAQARGTLVHAALERLYTLPAAERVQERAAGLLEPAWEDMVAGQPELAELVGPEDRARFLDEARALIAGYYTMEDPTRFEPDACEQRVETRLGDGTPLRGFIDRIDVAPTGQVRVVDYKTGRLPWGPGKATALFQMKFYALALLRDRGILPTQLRLMYLKSGEDLVYEPTEAELDRFERTVSALWQAIRTAGSTGDFRPTPSKLCDWCDHKALCPAFDGTPPPYPGWPGE; encoded by the coding sequence ATGGACACGCCCGCGGCAGGAGACCCCGTGCAGAAGACTGCCCCGTCACAGAGTTCGGGCACTCCCCCGCAGCCGGATCCCCCGGTGGCACGGCCAGGCGGCCGTCGGCACATCGCGCTGTCGCCCTCGCGCGCCTCGGACTTCAAGCAATGCCCCTTGCTGTACCGCTTCCGGGCGGTGGACCGTATTCCGGAGACACCGTCCACCGCCCAGGCGCGCGGCACCTTGGTGCACGCCGCGCTGGAACGGCTCTACACGTTGCCGGCGGCCGAGCGGGTGCAGGAGCGCGCGGCCGGGCTGCTCGAGCCGGCCTGGGAGGACATGGTCGCCGGACAGCCGGAGCTCGCGGAGCTGGTCGGGCCGGAGGATCGCGCACGGTTCCTGGACGAAGCGCGCGCGTTGATCGCCGGCTACTACACGATGGAGGATCCGACGCGGTTCGAACCCGATGCGTGCGAGCAGCGGGTGGAGACCCGGTTGGGTGACGGCACGCCGCTGCGCGGGTTCATCGACCGCATAGATGTGGCGCCCACCGGTCAGGTCCGGGTGGTCGACTACAAGACGGGGCGTCTGCCATGGGGCCCGGGCAAGGCCACCGCCCTGTTCCAGATGAAGTTCTACGCGCTGGCACTGCTGCGAGATCGCGGGATCCTGCCGACCCAGCTGCGGCTGATGTACCTGAAGAGCGGGGAGGATCTGGTCTACGAGCCGACGGAGGCCGAGCTCGACCGGTTCGAGCGCACCGTGTCCGCGCTCTGGCAGGCCATCCGCACGGCGGGCAGCACCGGCGATTTCCGCCCCACACCGTCGAAGCTGTGCGACTGGTGCGACCACAAGGCCCTGTGCCCGGCCTTCGACGGCACGCCGCCGCCGTACCCCGGATGGCCAGGCGAGTGA
- the pafA gene encoding Pup--protein ligase: protein MQRRIMGIETEYGVTCTFHGHRRLSPDEVARYLFRRVVSWGRSSNVFLRNGARLYLDVGSHPEYATAECDSLDQLVAHDRSGEIILEQLLDDAESRLQDEGIGGDIYLFKNNTDSAGNSYGCHENYLIARAGEFSRISDVLLPFLVTRQLICGAGKVLQTPKSASLCLSQRAEHIWEGVSSATTRSRPIINTRDEPHADADRYRRLHVIVGDSNMSETTTRLKVGTVNLVLEMIEAGVAFRDFSLDNPIRAIREISHDLTGTHPVRLAGGRHASALDVQRHYHERAVAYLADRAPDPEIDAVVELWGRMLDAVESDDFGKVDTEVDWVIKRKLFERYQNRYGITLADPKIAQLDLAYHDIKRGRGVFNLLENKGLAARITEPEDVDAAVETPPQTTRARLRGRFIAAAQAADRDFTVDWVHLKINDQAQRTVLCKDPFLAVDERVDRLIAAM from the coding sequence GTGCAGCGAAGGATCATGGGAATCGAGACCGAGTACGGGGTCACCTGTACCTTCCACGGGCACCGTCGGCTCAGCCCCGACGAGGTGGCCCGGTACCTCTTCCGGCGCGTCGTGTCGTGGGGGCGCAGCTCCAACGTGTTCCTCCGCAACGGCGCCCGGTTGTATCTGGACGTCGGCTCGCATCCGGAGTACGCGACGGCGGAATGCGACAGCCTCGATCAGCTCGTCGCCCACGACCGTTCGGGGGAGATCATCCTCGAGCAGCTCCTGGACGACGCCGAGTCGCGTCTGCAGGACGAGGGCATCGGCGGCGACATCTACCTGTTCAAGAACAACACCGATTCCGCCGGCAACTCGTACGGCTGCCACGAGAACTACCTGATCGCCCGCGCGGGCGAGTTCTCCAGGATCTCGGACGTGCTGCTGCCCTTCCTCGTGACGCGCCAGCTCATCTGCGGCGCGGGCAAGGTCCTGCAGACCCCCAAGTCGGCCTCGCTGTGCCTGAGCCAGCGCGCGGAGCACATCTGGGAGGGCGTCTCCTCTGCCACCACCCGGTCCCGGCCCATCATCAATACCCGCGACGAGCCGCATGCCGATGCCGACCGGTACCGCCGCCTGCACGTGATCGTCGGCGATTCCAACATGTCGGAGACCACGACGCGCCTGAAGGTCGGCACCGTCAACCTGGTCCTGGAGATGATCGAGGCGGGCGTCGCCTTCCGCGACTTCTCCCTGGACAACCCCATCCGCGCCATTCGCGAGATCAGCCACGACCTCACCGGTACACACCCCGTCCGCCTGGCGGGGGGCAGACATGCCAGCGCCCTCGACGTGCAGCGGCATTACCACGAACGCGCCGTCGCCTATCTCGCGGACCGCGCTCCCGACCCGGAGATCGACGCGGTGGTGGAGCTGTGGGGCCGCATGCTCGACGCGGTCGAATCGGACGATTTCGGAAAGGTGGACACCGAAGTCGACTGGGTCATCAAACGCAAATTGTTCGAGCGCTACCAGAATCGGTACGGGATTACCCTCGCGGACCCCAAGATCGCTCAGCTGGACCTCGCCTACCACGACATCAAACGCGGCCGCGGAGTCTTCAACCTGCTCGAGAACAAGGGGCTCGCGGCCAGGATCACGGAGCCGGAGGACGTCGATGCGGCGGTGGAGACCCCGCCGCAGACGACCAGGGCGAGGCTGCGCGGCCGGTTCATCGCGGCCGCCCAGGCAGCGGATCGGGACTTCACCGTCGACTGGGTGCACCTCAAGATCAACGACCAGGCGCAGCGCACGGTTCTGTGCAAAGACCCGTTCCTTGCCGTCGACGAGCGCGTCGACCGCCTGATCGCCGCGATGTAA